A genomic stretch from Tubulanus polymorphus unplaced genomic scaffold, tnTubPoly1.2 scaffold_78, whole genome shotgun sequence includes:
- the LOC141914695 gene encoding uncharacterized protein LOC141914695: protein MEMTTVKTVAVFVIMFGCFAVLYPKIFHPMILQIFGFGFKSKSKNLHDDGLHPRLHPRERMNSPKASPPYARPGVHPGMRAAAEMRKQAAAAQVQQGSGRGMIGYMLPLYAVGIIVYLVYTMSKVFVKSDSDKKSDVNAPTAAASGDKPSRDPQREIADMEMTLLRKRLEETETQMQRILAAMETVKQRTTVTPSSGDNQNDEHTATTSPPCDEKQSDNETTATPSGGGNQEQSPKSNPDDDDCYHSDDYSDESSPSNSADEYDVNSSDPAISNDLLTLKNIQHHLETVAEKLEPLIDEDEEEESVTVETISAASVDNNHIDSGLRQRTNITS, encoded by the exons atGGAGATGACAACAGTGAAGACGGTTGCTGTTTTTGTGATAATGTTCGGCTGTTTCGCCGTTCTTTATCCGAAAATATTTCACCCGatgattttacaaatattcgGTTTCGGGTTCAAATCGAAATCGAAGAATTTACAcg ATGATGGATTACATCCTCGATTGCACCCGAGAGAACGAATGAACTCGCCTAAAGCGAGTCCACCATACGCTCGG CCAGGAGTTCATCCAGGGATGCGTGCTGCAGCTGAGATGAGGAAACAAGCAGCTGCAGCTCAGGTGCAGCAGGGTTCTGGTAGAGGTATGATCGGTTATATGTTACCTCTTTACGCTGTTGGTATAATTGTATACCTCGTTTATACCATGTCTAAG GTTTTTGTAAAAAGTGATTCCGATAAAAAGAGTGACGTGAATGCACCTACAGCTGCGGCGAGTGGGGATAAACCTAGTCGAGATCCACAGAGAGAAATCGCTGATATGGAAATGACTTTATTACGTAAACGACTCGAAGAGACTGAAACTCAGATGCAGAGAATTCTAGCCGCCATGGAAACCGTTAAACAACGTACCACCGTAACGCCATCTAGTGGAGATAATCAGAATGATGAACATACAGCGACTACTTCGCCACCTTGTGACGAGAAACAGAGCGATAATGAAACTACAGCGACTCCATCTGGTGGTGGTAATCAGGAGCAATCGCCG aaatcGAACCCGGATGACGACGACTGTTACCATAGCGACGATTATTCCGACGAAAGCAGCCCGAGTAACAGCGCGGATGAATACGACGTGAACAGCAGTGATCCGGCTATTTCGAACGATTTACTcacattgaaaaatattcaacatcacTTGGAAACTGTGGCTGAAAAACTAGAACCCCTCATAGATGAGGATGAGGAGGAAGAGTCAGTTACCGTGGAAACAATATCAGCAGCATCAGTGGATAATAATCATATAGACTCCGGTTTACGACAACGGACAAATATTACATCATAA